From the genome of Balneolaceae bacterium:
ACGAAGCCTACAGAAACGGTGAGCCGGATGTGGTTCATCTCCTGAGGAGACGAGGTTTAACGGCTGAAAATTAAAGAATCCTCCTTCGAAGGGGGGAGAGGCTGTCCAGAAAAAATGTCATTCTGAACTTGATTCAGAATCTCCAATCATTAATCAAGTTTGGAGATACCGGATCGGGGTCCGGTATGACAAAATTTAGTTTGTTGTTTTCCAACATCCTTTTGGGACAGCCTTAAAAGGATGATCCTCAGATTCTAAGATTGTATCAATCCCAGATCCGCGAAGTTTCTAAAACTTCGCGGATCTTTTTGTTTAAAAGCCCTTCATTTTCATTAGCATCTCTCACCACAGTTTTTTATTTATGTAAGCTGAAATTGTGTCCAACAAATAACGACTGTAAAAAAAGATGAAACAAACTGTACTGCTGCTCACCTCAATTCTTTTAATGATTCTCAATGGTTGTACAAGCGAGAGCCAGACCGAGTCAGACCGGCCAAATATCATTTTTATCATGACAGACGATCATGCTTTCCAGGCAATCAGTGCATATGGGTCTGATCTGATTGATACTCCAAATATAGACCGACTGGCAGACGAGGGAATGTTGTTCCGCCGGGCGTATGTTTCTAATTCCATATGTGCACCGAGCCGGGCCGCAATTCTTACTGGTAAACACAGCCATATGAATGGACACATCAACAATGGAAGCGTGTTTGATTCCACACAGGTCACGTTCCCAAAATTGTTGCAGCAGGAAGGTTATGAAACATCGATTGTGGGGAAATGGCATTTGAAATCTGAACCCACCGGGTTTGATTTCTGGAAAGTGCTGCCGGGACAGGGGCATTATTACAATCCCGATTTCCGAACACCCGAGGGGATGATTCAAGAAGAGGGACACTCAACAGAACTGATTACGGATACAGCGATTGAATATCTCGATTCTATTCGTGACAAAGAAAAACCATTTATGTTGATGTACCAGTTCAAAGCGCCGCACCGCCAGTGGTGGCCCTCGGCCGAAGATATTGGAGTTTATGCTGACAGGGATTTTAAAGAGCCGGAAACCCTGTTTGATGACTATGAAAATCGGGGCACGGCAGCGAAAGAAGCCGAGATGAGAATTGCCGATCACATGGGGCTCACTCTGGATAATAAAATCCATCCCGATTCTTTAGCGAAAACCGGCCTTGAGGAGTTTAGCCCGGATATCTATCCACGAATTTACCTGGATGTGTACAGCCGCCTGAATGACGAACAAAAAGAGCAATGGGATGCTTACTACGGACCCATCAACAAAGAGTTTGTAGAGAATACACCCGGGGGAGATGAGTTGACAAGATGGAAATATCAGCGCTATATGGAGGATTATCTGGGAGTGATTCGAAGTGTGGACCGAAATCTGGGCCGGCTTCTGGAGTATCTCGATGAAAACGGACTGAGCGATAACACGATGATTGTTTATACATCTGACCAGGGATTTTATCTCGGTGAGCACGGTTGGTTTGATAAGCGATTTATGTATGAAGAGTCCTTCCGAACACCGCTCATTATTCGATATCCGTCAGAAATTGAGGCGGGATCAGAGAATAATGACTTCGTTCAAAATATCGATTTTGCTCCAACCATTTTAGATGTAGCCGGTGTGCAAATTCCGGAGGAGATCCAGGGAGAAAGTTTAACTCCGTTATTTACCGGAACAAATGATAATTGGCGGGATCAGTTGTACTATCACTACTACGAATATCCCGCTGAACATGCGGTGAAGCGTCACTACGGAATTCGAACCGATCGCTACAAACTGATTCATTTCTATTACGATATCGACGAGTGGGAACTTTATGACCTGGAGAATGATCCAAGTGAGATGACGAATGTGTATAATGATCCGGATTATACTGACAT
Proteins encoded in this window:
- a CDS encoding sulfatase codes for the protein MKQTVLLLTSILLMILNGCTSESQTESDRPNIIFIMTDDHAFQAISAYGSDLIDTPNIDRLADEGMLFRRAYVSNSICAPSRAAILTGKHSHMNGHINNGSVFDSTQVTFPKLLQQEGYETSIVGKWHLKSEPTGFDFWKVLPGQGHYYNPDFRTPEGMIQEEGHSTELITDTAIEYLDSIRDKEKPFMLMYQFKAPHRQWWPSAEDIGVYADRDFKEPETLFDDYENRGTAAKEAEMRIADHMGLTLDNKIHPDSLAKTGLEEFSPDIYPRIYLDVYSRLNDEQKEQWDAYYGPINKEFVENTPGGDELTRWKYQRYMEDYLGVIRSVDRNLGRLLEYLDENGLSDNTMIVYTSDQGFYLGEHGWFDKRFMYEESFRTPLIIRYPSEIEAGSENNDFVQNIDFAPTILDVAGVQIPEEIQGESLTPLFTGTNDNWRDQLYYHYYEYPAEHAVKRHYGIRTDRYKLIHFYYDIDEWELYDLENDPSEMTNVYNDPDYTDIRDSLHQELEAIRQYYGDSDELTQQFLERDLAEE